In Prevotella sp. oral taxon 475, one DNA window encodes the following:
- a CDS encoding outer membrane protein assembly factor, producing MKILNQLFPVAALCLCSINAAAQDKIVNPDISYAGTPRTLVLGGINVSGIEGYEDYMLAGISGLSVGQEITVPGNDITDAVKRYWRHGLFSSVSISADSIVADKLYLHVSLALRPRVSTINYVGLKKSEREDMENKLGLLKGAQITPNMIDRAKILAKKYFDEKGFKNADIQVLQREDVANKNQVILDVVIDKKEKMKVRNIIIEGNEQLKASKIKGGFLTKGAFAKTHEAGKLSSFLKAKKFTDERWKADKQKLIDKYNELGYRDATIVEDSVWNADNNHVNIFIKVNEGKKYFLRNVTWVGNTVYSTDYLSAVLGMKKGDVYNQKLMNKRLTEDEDAVGNAYWDHGYLFYNLQPTEVNIVGDSIDLEMRIVEGQQAHLNHVRINGNDRLYENVVRRELRTKPGDLFSKAALQRSARELASMGHFDPEKVNPDVKPNYEDGTVDINWNLEQKSNDQIEFSLGWGQTGVIGKIGLKLNNFSMRNLFSKNKKRRGILPIGDGETLALGAQTNGRYYQSYNTSYSTNWFGGKRPIQFSFSMFYSKQTDVSSNYYNSGYMNAYNNYLYGYGRSYHNNYENYYDPDKYIQMFGASLGWGKRLRWPDDYFTLSLELSYTRYMLKNWRYFLMNNGNANNINFGITLSRNSTDNQLFPRRGSEFMASLTVTPPWSKWDGKDYRNLATDPNSPTYSREQQEKFRWVEYHKWKFKAKTYTALSGGQKCFVLMTRIEFGLLGSYNKYKKSPFETYYMGGDGMSGYSSGYAEETIGLRGYENGSLTPYGAEGYAYTRMALELRYPFMLGNTTIYGLGFIEGGNAWTETKKFNPFQIKRSAGLGVRIFLPMVGLMGIDWAYGFDKVFGTKGGSQFHFILGQEF from the coding sequence ATGAAGATATTGAATCAGCTGTTCCCTGTTGCTGCCCTTTGTCTGTGCAGCATCAATGCAGCCGCACAAGACAAAATCGTCAACCCGGACATATCTTATGCCGGCACACCGAGGACGTTGGTGCTCGGCGGAATCAACGTGTCGGGCATCGAGGGCTATGAAGACTATATGCTCGCAGGTATCTCCGGCCTCAGCGTGGGGCAGGAAATCACTGTTCCGGGCAATGACATCACCGATGCTGTGAAGCGTTATTGGCGACATGGACTGTTCTCAAGCGTGTCGATTTCTGCCGACTCCATCGTGGCCGACAAGCTTTATCTGCACGTAAGTCTGGCTTTGCGCCCTCGAGTGTCGACCATCAACTACGTAGGACTGAAGAAGTCGGAACGCGAAGACATGGAAAACAAACTGGGATTGCTCAAAGGTGCACAGATTACGCCTAATATGATCGACCGCGCTAAGATACTGGCAAAGAAGTATTTTGATGAGAAAGGTTTCAAAAATGCCGACATTCAGGTGTTGCAGCGCGAAGATGTGGCCAATAAGAATCAAGTGATTCTCGATGTCGTTATCGATAAGAAAGAGAAGATGAAAGTGCGCAACATCATCATCGAGGGCAATGAACAACTGAAGGCTTCAAAAATTAAAGGCGGCTTTCTTACGAAAGGTGCTTTCGCTAAGACACACGAGGCCGGCAAACTTTCCAGCTTTCTCAAAGCTAAAAAGTTCACCGATGAACGCTGGAAAGCCGACAAGCAAAAACTTATCGATAAGTATAACGAGCTGGGATACCGAGATGCTACCATCGTGGAAGATAGCGTGTGGAACGCAGATAACAATCATGTCAACATTTTTATTAAGGTGAACGAAGGTAAGAAGTATTTCCTTCGCAATGTCACCTGGGTGGGAAACACGGTCTATTCTACCGATTATCTCAGTGCGGTGTTAGGAATGAAGAAGGGCGATGTCTATAATCAAAAGCTCATGAACAAGCGGCTCACCGAAGATGAAGATGCTGTTGGCAACGCTTATTGGGATCATGGATATCTGTTTTATAACCTTCAACCCACCGAAGTGAATATTGTGGGCGATTCTATCGACCTCGAAATGCGCATCGTTGAGGGGCAACAGGCACACCTGAACCACGTCCGCATCAATGGTAACGACCGTCTTTACGAGAATGTTGTTCGTCGCGAGCTTCGCACTAAACCCGGAGATTTGTTCTCTAAGGCGGCCTTGCAGCGTTCGGCACGCGAATTGGCATCGATGGGACACTTCGATCCCGAGAAGGTAAATCCCGATGTCAAACCCAACTACGAAGACGGAACGGTAGACATCAATTGGAATCTGGAGCAGAAAAGCAACGACCAAATCGAGTTCTCTTTGGGCTGGGGACAGACCGGTGTCATCGGTAAGATAGGTTTGAAGCTCAACAACTTCTCTATGCGCAACCTCTTCAGCAAAAACAAAAAACGTCGAGGCATCCTACCGATTGGCGATGGCGAGACGCTGGCACTGGGCGCACAAACCAACGGACGCTACTATCAGTCTTACAATACCAGCTATTCTACCAACTGGTTTGGTGGCAAACGCCCCATTCAGTTCAGCTTTAGCATGTTCTACTCCAAGCAAACCGACGTGTCGAGCAATTATTATAACAGCGGTTATATGAATGCTTACAACAATTATCTTTATGGTTACGGACGCAGCTATCATAATAATTACGAGAATTATTACGACCCCGACAAATATATTCAGATGTTCGGAGCGTCTCTTGGATGGGGTAAGCGTCTGCGTTGGCCCGACGATTACTTCACGCTTTCTTTGGAATTATCCTACACTCGCTATATGTTGAAGAATTGGCGTTACTTTTTGATGAACAACGGAAACGCTAATAACATCAACTTCGGCATCACCTTGAGTCGCAACTCTACAGATAATCAACTCTTCCCGCGCCGTGGTTCGGAGTTCATGGCATCGTTAACAGTCACCCCACCTTGGTCTAAGTGGGACGGAAAGGACTACCGCAACTTAGCCACCGACCCCAATTCGCCCACCTACTCAAGAGAGCAACAAGAGAAATTCCGTTGGGTAGAGTATCATAAATGGAAGTTCAAGGCGAAGACTTACACTGCTCTCTCTGGCGGACAGAAATGTTTCGTGCTCATGACTCGCATAGAATTCGGACTGCTGGGTTCTTATAACAAATACAAGAAATCGCCCTTTGAAACCTATTACATGGGTGGTGACGGTATGAGTGGTTATTCTTCGGGATATGCAGAAGAGACCATTGGCCTGCGTGGATACGAGAACGGTTCGCTCACGCCTTACGGAGCAGAAGGCTATGCCTATACGCGTATGGCTTTGGAGCTGCGTTATCCCTTCATGTTGGGTAACACCACGATCTATGGACTCGGATTCATCGAAGGCGGAAATGCCTGGACCGAGACCAAGAAATTCAACCCCTTCCAAATCAAACGCAGTGCCGGACTGGGTGTTCGCATCTTCCTTCCGATGGTAGGTTTGATGGGTATCGACTGGGCTTATGGCTTCGACAAAGTGTTTGGCACCAAAGGCGGCAGTCAGTTCCACTTCATTCTGGGACAAGAATTCTAA
- a CDS encoding isoprenyl transferase produces the protein MRHELDNTRIPQHIAIIMDGNGRWASERGKERSFGHQAGVDTVRRITSECVRLGVKFLTLYTFSTENWSRPADEISALMGLVLSSLEDEIFMKNNVRFQVIGDMGRLPQEVQQKLRETMEHTAHNTAMTMVVALSYSSRWELTKAARELAQAVKAGTLQPEDIDENLIGGRLETAFMPDPELLIRTGGEVRVSNFLLWQIAYSELYFCDTYWPDFDEQDLHRAIASYQARQRRFGKTGGQIESGE, from the coding sequence ATGAGACACGAACTGGATAATACCCGTATACCTCAACATATTGCCATCATTATGGATGGCAATGGACGTTGGGCTTCCGAACGCGGAAAGGAGCGTAGCTTCGGTCATCAGGCCGGTGTAGACACGGTGAGACGCATCACTTCCGAGTGCGTGCGCTTAGGGGTCAAGTTCCTGACGCTATATACATTCTCCACCGAAAACTGGAGTCGCCCCGCCGATGAGATTTCGGCGTTGATGGGATTGGTGCTCTCTTCGCTCGAAGACGAAATCTTTATGAAGAATAATGTGCGTTTTCAAGTGATAGGAGATATGGGTAGACTGCCCCAGGAGGTTCAGCAAAAACTGCGCGAGACGATGGAACATACGGCTCACAACACGGCTATGACGATGGTGGTGGCACTGAGTTACTCGTCGCGATGGGAACTAACGAAGGCTGCACGCGAACTGGCACAAGCCGTAAAAGCCGGAACGCTGCAACCGGAAGACATCGACGAGAATCTGATCGGTGGTAGGCTGGAAACTGCTTTTATGCCCGATCCCGAGCTTTTGATACGCACCGGGGGCGAAGTGCGTGTCTCCAACTTCTTGCTTTGGCAGATTGCTTACTCCGAACTCTACTTCTGCGATACCTATTGGCCCGACTTCGACGAACAAGATTTGCACCGGGCCATCGCCAGCTACCAGGCTCGACAACGCCGTTTCGGCAAGACCGGCGGACAGATAGAAAGCGGAGAGTAA
- a CDS encoding DUF6089 family protein — protein MKAIFSVVLPLLPLIGVQAQEDPIYRMEMGVGVGIVSYEGDFNGNILKGAQPMGGVVIRRAFNPYMGLRLTVAAGKLKGSSANAKTYYPAYATTPHHFNRTLADVSLAYEYNFWPYGTGRDYRGAQRLTPFLFGGIGATSVSGGQKSVFTANIPLGIGVKYKLGDRVNLGLEWAMHFSLSDELDGVKDPYTVKSSGMFKNKDCYSALMLSLTYSFMPKCKTCNKDD, from the coding sequence ATGAAAGCTATCTTTTCGGTCGTACTGCCGTTGCTGCCCCTTATTGGCGTTCAGGCGCAGGAAGACCCCATCTATCGCATGGAGATGGGCGTGGGCGTAGGGATCGTATCTTATGAGGGCGACTTCAATGGCAACATCTTGAAGGGAGCTCAACCGATGGGTGGCGTCGTGATTCGTCGCGCTTTCAATCCTTATATGGGACTGCGACTGACGGTAGCTGCAGGCAAACTCAAGGGATCTTCTGCCAATGCAAAGACCTATTATCCTGCCTACGCTACAACGCCTCATCACTTTAACCGCACGTTGGCAGATGTAAGCCTCGCCTATGAATACAACTTCTGGCCCTACGGCACAGGTCGCGACTATCGCGGAGCTCAACGTCTCACGCCCTTTCTCTTCGGTGGCATCGGTGCTACCAGTGTGAGCGGCGGACAGAAGAGCGTCTTCACGGCCAACATCCCTTTGGGCATCGGCGTGAAATATAAATTAGGCGACAGGGTGAACTTGGGCTTGGAATGGGCCATGCACTTCTCCTTGAGCGACGAACTCGATGGTGTGAAAGATCCCTACACGGTGAAAAGTAGCGGGATGTTCAAAAACAAAGACTGCTATTCGGCACTGATGCTCTCGCTCACCTATAGCTTCATGCCTAAATGTAAGACCTGTAACAAAGACGATTAA
- a CDS encoding DUF6242 domain-containing protein, protein MKRARLSFALLSSAVFLLTSCLKDDDKNVTYYEDTAITAFSVGTLKWSVDSVTKAGKDTVYQKKLEGKKYAFYIDQLKREVYNPDSLPYGVDGKKVLCTITSRNAGIVLLKSATSDSMKYYSNTDSIDFSQPRTFRVYSNSRQQYRDYTIRVNVHKQKPNDFKWTKLTEEPALGALTAMKAVVAKGKIYVFGQTGGGAKIYASATNDGKTWTQIVPTGLTLDADAYKNVAVQGDTLFLWNGGRLLKSVDATTWTTIPTTGSAPQQLLGVSHSGFCFLGTDNLLYTLKRGETEPTRETLNSGAGYLPVQDISFVALPALANDSTDQLLLFGNRTVDVDHPESTAMVWGKVAEYSKKATTTTQHWTRYIGLNPNLLPRLTHLQVVAYGRYLLAIGGDPLVGSKPAAFSQMYFSKDGGVTWYNNKIYTLPSTLSSSHTSFAMTVDADNYIWLVCGDSGQVWKVRKNSMGWTVPQTSFTK, encoded by the coding sequence ATGAAAAGAGCCCGATTGTCTTTCGCTTTGCTGTCTTCGGCAGTGTTTTTACTGACATCCTGTCTGAAGGACGACGACAAAAACGTGACCTATTATGAAGATACGGCCATCACAGCGTTCTCCGTGGGAACGCTGAAGTGGAGCGTCGACTCGGTGACGAAGGCCGGAAAAGACACGGTCTACCAAAAGAAGCTGGAGGGAAAGAAGTATGCTTTCTATATCGATCAGCTCAAACGCGAAGTCTATAACCCCGATTCGCTGCCTTATGGCGTGGATGGTAAGAAGGTTCTTTGCACCATCACCAGTCGGAATGCAGGCATCGTGCTGCTGAAAAGTGCCACGAGCGACTCGATGAAGTATTATAGCAACACCGATTCGATCGACTTTTCGCAGCCGCGCACTTTTCGCGTTTACAGCAATTCGCGGCAGCAATATCGCGATTATACCATCCGAGTGAATGTGCACAAACAGAAACCCAACGACTTTAAATGGACGAAGCTAACGGAAGAGCCCGCTCTTGGTGCTCTCACGGCGATGAAAGCGGTCGTGGCAAAGGGCAAAATCTATGTCTTTGGACAGACCGGAGGCGGTGCAAAAATCTATGCTTCGGCTACCAACGACGGTAAGACATGGACGCAGATTGTGCCTACGGGGCTCACACTCGATGCCGATGCCTACAAAAATGTGGCCGTACAGGGAGACACCTTATTCTTATGGAATGGCGGAAGACTGCTGAAATCGGTCGATGCAACCACCTGGACAACGATTCCTACTACGGGTAGCGCGCCCCAACAGCTGTTGGGCGTATCGCATTCGGGTTTCTGCTTTTTGGGTACAGACAACCTATTGTATACGCTGAAGCGGGGCGAAACAGAGCCAACACGGGAGACGCTGAATAGTGGTGCAGGCTATTTGCCGGTGCAAGACATCAGTTTCGTGGCGCTTCCGGCTCTTGCCAACGACTCTACCGACCAACTCCTGCTCTTCGGCAACCGTACGGTGGATGTCGATCACCCCGAGTCTACAGCCATGGTATGGGGCAAGGTGGCAGAATATAGTAAGAAAGCAACGACGACAACGCAACATTGGACTCGCTATATCGGTCTGAATCCCAACCTCTTGCCTCGCCTCACCCATCTTCAGGTGGTGGCCTACGGACGCTATCTGTTGGCCATCGGCGGTGATCCGTTGGTGGGAAGCAAGCCGGCGGCTTTCTCGCAGATGTATTTTAGCAAAGATGGCGGTGTGACTTGGTATAACAACAAAATTTATACGCTGCCTTCGACGCTCAGCAGTAGCCACACTTCGTTTGCCATGACCGTAGATGCCGACAACTATATTTGGCTTGTCTGCGGAGATAGCGGTCAGGTTTGGAAGGTGCGAAAAAACAGTATGGGGTGGACGGTTCCGCAGACTTCGTTCACAAAATAG
- the dinD gene encoding DNA damage-inducible protein D gives MDKNSILHYKSAFDGIAQYIESDDAKEQVEVWFARELQTILGYARWENFLVAIRRAVDSCKTQGINVDDHFREVTKMIEIGKGGKREVSDFMLTRYACYLIAQNGDPKKEEIAFAQSYFAIQTRKAELIEERLHLLSRLETRDQLRTAEKQLSQNIYQRGVDDKGFGRIRSKGDTALFGGHTTEDMKKRLGVKSNRALADFLPTLTIAAKNLATEMTNYNVENKDLNGEQPITREHIQNNQTVRNMLGQRGIKPEELPPAEDIKKLERRMVQDEKKIEQTSQKLPKSR, from the coding sequence ATGGACAAGAACAGCATTTTACACTACAAGTCGGCATTCGATGGCATTGCCCAATACATTGAAAGCGACGATGCCAAAGAGCAAGTAGAAGTGTGGTTTGCACGCGAACTGCAAACGATATTGGGCTATGCGCGTTGGGAAAACTTCCTCGTGGCGATACGACGAGCGGTAGATTCGTGTAAAACGCAGGGTATCAACGTGGATGATCATTTTCGTGAGGTCACGAAAATGATCGAAATCGGTAAAGGCGGTAAGCGTGAAGTATCCGATTTTATGCTTACCCGCTATGCCTGCTACCTGATCGCTCAAAACGGCGACCCCAAGAAAGAGGAAATCGCTTTCGCTCAAAGCTACTTCGCTATACAAACGCGGAAAGCCGAATTGATAGAAGAGCGACTCCATCTGCTCTCTCGTTTAGAAACCCGCGATCAACTAAGAACAGCTGAAAAACAACTATCGCAAAACATATACCAACGAGGCGTCGACGACAAAGGCTTCGGACGCATACGCTCTAAAGGCGATACGGCTCTTTTCGGAGGACATACCACCGAAGATATGAAAAAACGGTTGGGGGTGAAATCCAACAGAGCACTGGCCGATTTTCTGCCCACGCTTACCATCGCTGCTAAAAATCTTGCTACGGAAATGACCAATTACAACGTGGAAAATAAAGATCTGAACGGAGAACAACCCATTACTCGCGAACACATACAGAACAACCAAACTGTGCGCAATATGTTGGGGCAACGCGGCATCAAACCCGAAGAGCTTCCACCCGCAGAAGACATTAAGAAGTTGGAACGCAGGATGGTTCAGGATGAGAAAAAGATTGAACAGACTTCACAAAAACTTCCAAAGAGTAGGTAG
- a CDS encoding GNAT family N-acetyltransferase, giving the protein MTTTDPYKKMTERLTLRSWKESDAEMLYRYACNPNIGPIAGWPPHTSVENSREIIKTVLSAPETYAVVLKETDEVVGSIGLMMTRSKANCSKMADNECEIGYWIGELYWGQGLIPEAVNELLRYAFENLRQTTVWCGYYDGNEKSKRVQEKCGFIYSHTEENKLVPLLNEVRTEHFTKITLEDWKNKINNLK; this is encoded by the coding sequence ATGACAACAACAGATCCATATAAAAAGATGACAGAACGCCTTACATTGCGTTCATGGAAAGAGAGTGATGCCGAGATGCTTTATCGATATGCTTGCAACCCGAACATTGGTCCCATTGCCGGTTGGCCTCCACATACAAGTGTAGAGAATAGTCGCGAAATAATCAAGACTGTGCTGTCTGCCCCAGAAACCTATGCGGTTGTACTGAAAGAAACGGACGAGGTGGTAGGAAGCATCGGACTAATGATGACAAGAAGTAAAGCCAATTGTTCAAAGATGGCAGACAACGAATGTGAAATCGGCTATTGGATAGGTGAGCTTTATTGGGGACAAGGCTTGATTCCTGAAGCCGTCAACGAATTACTTCGGTATGCTTTTGAGAACTTACGGCAAACTACGGTTTGGTGCGGGTATTACGATGGCAACGAGAAATCAAAACGAGTACAAGAGAAATGTGGATTCATTTACAGCCATACAGAAGAAAATAAGCTGGTTCCTTTGCTGAACGAGGTTCGCACTGAGCATTTTACAAAAATCACTTTGGAGGATTGGAAGAATAAAATCAACAACTTAAAATAA
- a CDS encoding isochorismatase family protein yields the protein MKEPITLVVVDGQYDFCNPAGALYVSGAETAVEHILHFIHTHERLAEVIFTVDWHQARDASFIPQGGPWPPHCIGFSKGSQIDERLVQACLDREIPFRVIRKGEVIETEEYGAFQHIEKLSGGRYRLATMTDEVICADHRMVICGVAGDYCVLETLRNLLNGGLSVDVFASGIASIDGGTKLNNFVREQNLTLC from the coding sequence ATGAAAGAACCAATAACCTTGGTGGTTGTAGATGGGCAATACGACTTTTGCAATCCCGCAGGTGCACTATATGTGTCGGGGGCCGAAACAGCGGTAGAACATATCCTGCACTTCATCCATACGCACGAAAGACTGGCAGAGGTGATCTTCACCGTTGACTGGCATCAGGCGAGAGATGCTTCGTTTATTCCGCAAGGTGGCCCGTGGCCGCCGCATTGTATCGGGTTCTCGAAAGGGTCGCAGATTGACGAACGGCTTGTTCAGGCGTGCTTAGACAGAGAGATTCCCTTTCGAGTGATTCGCAAAGGCGAGGTGATAGAGACTGAAGAATATGGGGCTTTTCAGCACATTGAAAAGCTGTCGGGCGGCAGATATCGGCTTGCCACCATGACCGACGAAGTGATCTGCGCAGACCATCGCATGGTGATTTGCGGCGTGGCAGGCGATTATTGCGTACTGGAGACGCTGCGAAATCTGCTCAACGGGGGACTTTCGGTAGATGTTTTCGCCAGCGGAATTGCCTCGATAGACGGCGGCACCAAGCTGAACAACTTTGTTCGCGAACAGAACCTAACCCTCTGTTAG
- a CDS encoding class I SAM-dependent methyltransferase has protein sequence MEITAATLQFIRAHADGDVRQLAFLASAHPDVDLPFALNQIAGRQMAREKLPAWAATEGMIYPPHLSMEQCSSQSTALYKARLVQRLLGEPCGNACPQDQKISAKQEKTEEKDASASSVLVDLTGGFGVDFSFLARAFDAAVYVERQSGLCEIARHNFPLLGLHHANVVCAEAETYLHTMSQADIVFLDPARRDAQGGKTVLIHHCTPNLCALLDTLMVKARWVVVKLSPMLHWQAAVETLQQQGAWVRQVHIVSVRNECKELLFVLSAPPSSPLAEGETTSPQVVCVNDDAAFSYRFPDESTAPQRLFRGVLSAGMYLYEPHSSLMKAGCFGLLTVRWPVEALAANSHLFVSTDEVADFPGRRFQLLALSSFNKKELKNALLGLRQAHIATRNFPLGAEALRKRLKIKDGGDTYLFATTDVQNHHWLLVCRKIPTA, from the coding sequence ATGGAAATAACTGCCGCTACCCTACAATTCATCCGCGCACATGCCGATGGCGACGTGCGCCAACTGGCCTTTCTGGCCTCTGCACATCCTGATGTAGATCTGCCCTTTGCCCTCAATCAGATTGCCGGACGCCAGATGGCACGGGAGAAACTGCCTGCCTGGGCTGCCACCGAAGGAATGATCTATCCGCCGCACCTCTCGATGGAGCAATGTTCCTCGCAGTCGACGGCCCTTTATAAGGCCCGGTTGGTGCAACGGCTGCTGGGAGAACCCTGCGGGAACGCCTGTCCACAAGACCAGAAAATAAGTGCGAAGCAGGAGAAAACGGAAGAAAAGGACGCGTCGGCCTCCTCGGTTCTCGTCGATCTCACCGGCGGATTCGGTGTCGACTTCTCCTTCCTGGCGCGCGCCTTCGATGCCGCTGTCTATGTGGAACGGCAGTCTGGACTCTGCGAAATAGCCCGTCACAACTTTCCCCTCTTGGGTCTGCACCATGCCAACGTGGTGTGTGCTGAGGCCGAAACCTATCTCCACACAATGTCGCAGGCCGACATCGTCTTTCTCGACCCTGCTCGTCGCGATGCCCAGGGCGGCAAAACGGTGCTCATTCATCATTGCACGCCCAATCTCTGCGCCCTGCTCGACACCCTGATGGTCAAGGCCCGCTGGGTGGTGGTCAAGCTCTCGCCCATGCTCCATTGGCAAGCGGCCGTCGAAACCCTGCAACAGCAAGGGGCCTGGGTGCGCCAGGTCCACATCGTCTCGGTGCGCAACGAGTGCAAAGAACTGCTCTTTGTGCTTTCCGCTCCACCGTCGTCGCCCCTCGCCGAAGGAGAAACGACATCGCCTCAGGTGGTTTGTGTGAATGACGATGCTGCCTTTTCCTATCGTTTTCCTGACGAAAGCACCGCGCCCCAACGCCTTTTTCGCGGCGTTCTTTCTGCCGGGATGTATCTCTATGAGCCACATTCCTCACTGATGAAGGCCGGCTGTTTCGGTCTGCTTACAGTCCGTTGGCCCGTAGAAGCCCTTGCGGCCAATTCGCATCTCTTCGTCTCGACCGATGAAGTGGCCGATTTTCCGGGTCGCCGATTCCAGCTTCTCGCTCTCTCTTCGTTCAACAAGAAAGAATTGAAGAACGCTCTTCTCGGTCTTCGACAAGCTCATATTGCCACCCGCAACTTCCCACTCGGGGCCGAGGCGCTGCGCAAACGTCTCAAAATAAAAGATGGAGGCGACACCTATCTCTTTGCCACCACCGACGTGCAAAACCATCATTGGCTGCTGGTGTGTCGGAAAATTCCAACCGCCTAA
- a CDS encoding discoidin domain-containing protein, whose amino-acid sequence MNRIIKKTMPALLGSLALLSACQSEQEVGSTLYPVEEGSNQPKLYIHDLQSEGNKGTLRVINANSVATVPNDTVSFYVRLSEPAERDIEVSVVEDSTAAVATGNRVVMNQGALQLLSPTVTIAKGSKQSAMPFKVALKKGAALNKLIADGKNGAAALVLKASDGLAVAKNYSKMLINVDYTKTNIYTDGDVSGLTELSTSDYAVYDENYNSLSRLCDGSTSSYWYGFSTNPHTFYISLTGAETLQGIQLLRTARYKFWFVKSLIVETSTDGLTWTEQGVVKYPDEFALSEDEATLRFYSPVSASYIRLVNVLGNASRYIMLGEIKVFK is encoded by the coding sequence ATGAATCGCATCATAAAGAAAACCATGCCCGCCTTATTGGGTTCGCTGGCACTTCTCTCCGCTTGCCAAAGCGAACAGGAAGTAGGCAGCACACTATATCCTGTAGAAGAGGGCAGCAACCAGCCCAAACTCTACATTCACGACTTGCAGTCTGAAGGCAACAAAGGCACCTTGCGCGTCATCAACGCCAACTCTGTAGCCACTGTTCCCAACGACACCGTCTCGTTTTATGTGCGTCTTTCCGAGCCTGCAGAAAGAGACATCGAAGTGAGTGTTGTGGAAGACTCTACCGCTGCCGTAGCTACCGGCAATCGGGTCGTGATGAATCAAGGTGCTTTGCAGCTCCTTTCGCCCACGGTGACCATTGCCAAGGGCAGTAAACAGTCGGCAATGCCTTTCAAGGTGGCCTTGAAAAAGGGTGCAGCACTCAACAAGCTGATTGCCGACGGTAAAAACGGAGCCGCCGCTTTGGTGCTGAAAGCCAGCGACGGACTTGCTGTTGCCAAGAACTACAGCAAGATGCTCATCAACGTAGACTATACCAAGACCAATATCTACACTGATGGCGATGTATCGGGACTCACCGAATTGAGCACGTCCGACTACGCCGTGTACGACGAAAACTATAACTCGCTGAGCCGTCTGTGCGACGGAAGCACCTCGTCCTACTGGTATGGATTCTCCACCAACCCGCATACGTTCTACATTTCGCTTACGGGTGCCGAGACGCTTCAGGGCATTCAGCTCCTCCGCACAGCTCGTTATAAGTTCTGGTTTGTAAAAAGTCTCATCGTAGAGACCAGCACCGACGGACTGACCTGGACCGAACAAGGTGTCGTCAAATACCCCGACGAGTTTGCCCTTTCGGAAGACGAGGCTACGCTTCGCTTCTATTCGCCCGTATCGGCCAGCTATATCCGGCTTGTCAACGTGCTGGGCAATGCCTCTCGTTACATCATGCTTGGTGAGATCAAGGTATTTAAGTAA